A window of the Desulfurobacterium atlanticum genome harbors these coding sequences:
- the bcp gene encoding thioredoxin-dependent thiol peroxidase produces MIDVRKNAPDFCLKDDEGKKNCLKDFKGKWLVLYFYPKDNTPGCTKEAEEFSKLKEEFEKLNAVILGVSPDSVESHKKFKEKKGLTITLLSDPEKEVIKTYGAWKLKKRFGKEYYGVVRTTYLIDPEGKVAHVWKNVRAKGHAEKVLEKLKELQS; encoded by the coding sequence ATGATTGATGTCAGAAAGAACGCACCGGATTTTTGTCTTAAAGATGACGAAGGCAAAAAAAACTGCCTGAAAGACTTTAAAGGAAAATGGTTAGTTTTGTATTTTTATCCAAAAGATAACACGCCGGGATGCACCAAAGAAGCAGAAGAGTTCAGTAAATTGAAAGAGGAGTTTGAAAAACTGAACGCCGTAATCCTTGGTGTAAGTCCCGATTCTGTTGAAAGCCACAAAAAATTTAAAGAGAAAAAAGGATTAACTATTACTCTTTTAAGCGACCCTGAAAAAGAGGTTATAAAAACTTACGGAGCGTGGAAACTGAAAAAACGCTTTGGTAAAGAATACTACGGAGTTGTTAGAACAACCTATCTTATAGATCCTGAAGGAAAAGTTGCACATGTGTGGAAGAACGTTAGGGCTAAAGGACATGCAGAAAAAGTTCTTGAAAAACTGAAAGAACTCCAGTCTTAA
- a CDS encoding OmpP1/FadL family transporter, translating into MIRKLLAVTFTVCLGSLFLLSSQADATNGDDMIGVSPVSRAMGGIGVGLPIGSTDEVYRNPAWMSKSSGFDVSFGATLFLPDVKASATTPAGTTEVSSKADTFVIPEFSITQRLNDKLVFGLGAFGVSGMGTDYRNSSSPLFQNMNTNFSFMRMMPALSYQLNENLSLGAAVHMAWGSLDMGQGYSQDFGIGGTFGIAYDSGFFTAGFSYMSPISMTYERVYDSNGDGTYENIKLEQPQEVAAGFGVRPSERVKIGFDVRWINWSGADGYKQFGWDDQVVYSVGGEFKATEKLCLRAGFNYAKSPLDDVSAASNAAQTITVPDLAASSNEYGIGVMNALGFPAITETHITLGAGYKVSEHFAVNVAYVRAFEGDFKVTDTANASPTYEAKNAQNSISMGFHWNF; encoded by the coding sequence ATGATAAGGAAGTTGCTTGCCGTGACTTTTACTGTATGTCTTGGAAGTCTTTTTCTTCTTTCATCGCAGGCTGATGCCACAAACGGTGATGACATGATTGGAGTATCACCAGTATCAAGGGCAATGGGTGGAATAGGTGTTGGGTTGCCGATTGGTTCTACAGATGAGGTTTATAGAAACCCGGCATGGATGAGTAAATCTTCAGGTTTTGATGTTAGTTTCGGTGCTACTTTGTTCCTTCCAGATGTAAAAGCCTCTGCAACCACTCCTGCCGGAACTACTGAAGTTTCCAGTAAAGCTGATACTTTTGTAATTCCTGAATTTTCAATAACTCAGCGATTGAATGATAAACTTGTTTTTGGTCTTGGGGCTTTTGGCGTTTCTGGTATGGGTACCGATTATAGAAATTCCAGTTCTCCTCTGTTTCAAAATATGAATACCAATTTTTCTTTTATGAGAATGATGCCGGCACTTTCTTACCAACTTAATGAAAATCTTTCTTTAGGTGCTGCTGTTCATATGGCATGGGGTTCTCTTGATATGGGACAGGGTTATTCTCAGGATTTTGGAATCGGAGGAACTTTCGGAATTGCTTATGATTCTGGATTCTTTACAGCAGGATTTTCTTATATGTCACCTATTTCAATGACCTATGAAAGGGTTTATGATTCTAACGGAGATGGAACTTATGAGAATATAAAACTTGAACAGCCTCAAGAAGTGGCAGCGGGATTTGGTGTAAGACCTTCTGAAAGAGTAAAAATTGGTTTTGATGTTAGATGGATTAACTGGTCTGGTGCTGATGGATATAAACAGTTTGGCTGGGATGATCAGGTTGTTTATTCTGTTGGTGGAGAATTTAAGGCTACTGAAAAGCTCTGTTTAAGGGCTGGTTTTAACTATGCCAAAAGTCCTTTAGATGATGTTTCTGCTGCTTCAAATGCCGCTCAAACCATAACAGTTCCTGATCTTGCTGCTTCGTCTAATGAATATGGAATTGGTGTTATGAATGCTCTTGGATTTCCGGCTATAACGGAGACACATATTACGCTTGGAGCAGGTTATAAGGTGAGTGAGCACTTCGCGGTCAATGTAGCTTATGTCCGTGCCTTTGAAGGTGATTTCAAAGTTACAGATACTGCAAACGCATCCCCAACTTATGAAGCTAAAAATGCCCAGAACAGCATTTCTATGGGATTCCACTGGAACTTTTAA
- a CDS encoding SufB/SufD family protein has protein sequence MKGTKNGILDNLFGLGLPKDILKNPSVIIEGHDVIREVPYPGIVLEKQLFDDRVDVTLTVLPGVKVDKPVHFCLSKLGTGDQLVNIEVNVGKDADIKLISHCAFKGGKINHRSKTKFKVAKNASLDVTEIHYHSEDTDILIDAYAEGVVEERGFYKSLFKINTVKAGKVNIKYKVDVMDYANVDIEAKIAGKDGDEIYVTDVIYLKGKYSRAIAKSRLMALGNTVAEFYGETYGLGDYSRGHIDCSEVIRSNDAKLKAVPIVVVNNETAKVTHEAAIGSLDKKQLETLMARGLTEDEAVEVIVQGMLR, from the coding sequence ATGAAAGGGACAAAAAACGGTATTTTAGATAATCTTTTTGGTCTGGGGCTTCCAAAGGATATTCTCAAAAATCCTTCTGTAATAATAGAAGGGCATGATGTTATTAGAGAAGTTCCCTATCCGGGTATAGTTCTTGAAAAACAGCTTTTTGATGATAGAGTTGATGTAACTCTTACAGTTTTACCCGGGGTAAAGGTTGACAAACCGGTTCATTTCTGCCTTTCAAAACTTGGAACCGGTGACCAGCTTGTTAATATAGAAGTTAACGTCGGTAAGGATGCGGATATAAAACTTATTTCTCATTGCGCTTTTAAAGGTGGAAAAATAAACCATAGAAGTAAGACGAAATTTAAAGTGGCAAAAAATGCTTCTCTTGATGTTACAGAAATTCATTACCACTCTGAAGATACCGATATTTTAATTGATGCGTATGCTGAAGGTGTTGTTGAGGAAAGAGGATTTTATAAAAGTCTTTTCAAGATAAACACTGTGAAGGCTGGTAAAGTTAACATTAAATATAAAGTGGATGTTATGGATTATGCGAATGTTGATATTGAGGCAAAGATTGCCGGAAAAGATGGTGATGAAATCTATGTAACAGATGTTATCTATCTTAAAGGGAAATATTCCCGTGCTATAGCAAAAAGCAGGCTTATGGCTCTTGGGAATACAGTTGCAGAGTTTTACGGTGAAACTTATGGTTTAGGTGATTATTCAAGAGGGCATATAGACTGTTCTGAGGTTATAAGAAGTAATGATGCAAAACTGAAAGCTGTCCCTATTGTGGTTGTGAATAATGAGACTGCTAAGGTCACCCATGAAGCTGCGATAGGTAGTCTTGACAAGAAACAGCTTGAGACTCTTATGGCAAGAGGATTAACAGAAGATGAAGCTGTTGAAGTTATAGTTCAGGGAATGTTAAGATAA
- a CDS encoding class II SORL domain-containing protein — protein MKVFGPEPEGKRKHTPVVEAPAKVKKGEWFDVKVVVGKDIPHPNTKEHWIEFVSLWAGNFLVAKASFEAEKAASEVVFKVKLEETATLTAHAYCNLHGLWHSEEVTVEVE, from the coding sequence ATGAAAGTATTTGGACCAGAACCGGAAGGAAAGAGAAAGCATACTCCAGTAGTTGAGGCACCGGCAAAAGTTAAGAAGGGTGAGTGGTTTGATGTGAAAGTTGTTGTTGGTAAAGACATTCCACATCCAAACACAAAAGAACACTGGATAGAGTTTGTTTCTCTCTGGGCAGGGAACTTTTTAGTTGCAAAAGCATCTTTTGAAGCTGAAAAGGCAGCTTCTGAAGTTGTGTTTAAGGTGAAGCTTGAGGAAACAGCTACTTTAACAGCACATGCTTACTGTAACCTTCACGGTCTCTGGCACAGCGAAGAAGTTACAGTTGAGGTTGAGTAA
- a CDS encoding NifB/NifX family molybdenum-iron cluster-binding protein, with the protein MKLAIPVDESRKKILKVFGTAPQFLIYDTETEEINFLKNIYACGGCKSGCGEGKNAADLLAENSIDALLTAEIAEAPFLKLIMRKIAVYKLPAEIENTEEAISYFKEGKAKISYRHF; encoded by the coding sequence ATGAAACTGGCAATACCTGTTGACGAAAGTAGGAAAAAAATATTAAAGGTGTTTGGCACCGCTCCACAGTTTCTAATTTATGATACTGAAACAGAAGAAATTAATTTTCTAAAGAATATCTACGCATGCGGTGGATGTAAAAGTGGATGTGGTGAAGGGAAAAATGCAGCAGACCTTCTTGCAGAAAACAGCATTGACGCACTTTTAACAGCTGAAATAGCTGAAGCACCTTTCTTAAAACTTATTATGAGAAAAATAGCTGTTTATAAACTTCCAGCTGAAATTGAAAACACAGAAGAAGCAATAAGTTATTTTAAAGAAGGAAAAGCAAAAATATCATACAGACATTTTTAA
- a CDS encoding NAD-binding protein, producing MKIVIVGAGQVGKELVKRVKKEWEITIIDNDENKLKQIIELLDSGALNRTTLIQGDGTSKLILKRAGLEDAKVFVACTGDDEANLEACRIAKEENVPSIFAVSNHVDHDKWFEKEEIECINKAVATASQLERRISSGVVAATNIGLGKGEIVEVTILPTSMLVGYPVTKFSSRRWKIAAIYRDNKLLLPSKKTVIKPGDKVLIIGEPKILKHIVGLIRSGEAQFPAQFGSEEIILLKENNHQNMVAVKDATFMGKNTKINLIAVYTCFNEEKEHLKQIFSTEAPDQTLKIETLQFCEKEFIEKAKDEDVGIIVLPDIYKEFPLFFGKRSFPIEVAEETVTPVLIGRGTAPYKNILVPVSGSFNGYRALEIGIEISLQIEAKISVVYVTSDKSADEEKIRIISDKIIKFANLYKQDIKFILKEGNPVTEVAKLSKKFDLAIIGARKGKKTNWFNPYPPYHMVHRTKCSTLLTCVGE from the coding sequence GTGAAAATAGTAATCGTTGGTGCCGGCCAGGTCGGGAAAGAGTTGGTAAAAAGAGTAAAAAAAGAGTGGGAGATAACCATAATTGATAACGACGAAAATAAGCTTAAGCAAATCATTGAACTTCTTGACAGTGGGGCTTTGAACAGAACCACCCTAATACAGGGGGATGGAACAAGCAAATTAATTTTAAAAAGGGCAGGATTAGAGGATGCGAAGGTTTTTGTTGCCTGTACAGGAGATGATGAAGCAAACCTTGAAGCGTGCAGAATAGCAAAAGAGGAAAACGTCCCTTCAATCTTTGCAGTATCAAACCATGTAGACCACGATAAATGGTTTGAAAAAGAAGAAATAGAATGTATAAATAAAGCGGTTGCTACAGCTTCTCAACTTGAAAGAAGAATATCATCAGGAGTCGTAGCAGCAACCAACATAGGTCTTGGAAAAGGTGAAATAGTAGAAGTAACCATATTGCCAACATCAATGCTTGTAGGATATCCCGTTACAAAATTCAGCTCAAGAAGATGGAAAATCGCAGCCATTTACAGAGACAATAAATTACTCCTCCCAAGCAAAAAGACCGTAATAAAACCCGGTGACAAAGTTTTAATCATCGGAGAACCAAAAATTCTGAAACATATAGTTGGACTTATCCGCTCAGGTGAAGCTCAGTTTCCCGCTCAATTTGGTTCAGAAGAGATAATTCTTCTAAAAGAAAACAACCACCAAAATATGGTGGCTGTAAAAGATGCTACATTTATGGGGAAAAATACAAAGATAAACCTAATTGCTGTATATACATGCTTTAATGAAGAGAAAGAGCATCTTAAACAGATATTCTCAACAGAAGCACCAGACCAGACACTTAAAATAGAAACTTTACAGTTTTGTGAAAAAGAGTTCATAGAGAAAGCAAAAGACGAAGATGTGGGAATAATAGTTCTTCCTGATATTTATAAGGAATTTCCTCTATTCTTTGGTAAAAGAAGTTTTCCTATTGAAGTTGCTGAAGAAACAGTTACTCCAGTTCTTATAGGAAGAGGAACTGCTCCATATAAAAACATTCTCGTCCCTGTTTCAGGTTCATTTAACGGATACCGAGCTCTTGAAATAGGAATAGAAATCTCTCTCCAGATAGAAGCAAAAATTTCTGTTGTTTACGTAACATCCGATAAAAGCGCTGATGAAGAGAAGATAAGAATCATAAGTGATAAAATAATAAAGTTTGCAAACCTTTATAAGCAGGACATAAAGTTCATTCTCAAAGAGGGAAATCCTGTTACAGAAGTTGCTAAACTCAGTAAAAAGTTTGATCTTGCTATCATAGGAGCAAGAAAAGGTAAAAAAACAAACTGGTTCAATCCTTATCCCCCTTATCATATGGTTCACAGAACAAAATGTTCAACACTACTAACATGTGTAGGTGAATAA
- a CDS encoding cation:proton antiporter, which produces MDKSLVVSIVLLTTGIFLAPFISNLLRIPVAVGEVIYGIILGNSFLQLIHQSQWLDFLSNFGFLVLMFMAGLEVKLSEIRELSGREKFVVFTIPILIFTVAFAFGGFFHLKPIVSIAIGAVSVGIIVSVLREIGQLSSPYGKLVFLTGTAGEFLSIFVLTIYSILVKFGFGVTFFIKIGQLIAFFIVARVILIILKSLMWWYPEEIKIYFEKNPTEIGARISIAIMFALSALATLIDVEPILGAFIAGMIFSTVFPNTEKIEEKLSGISFGFLIPVFFIYVGIKFKMPGLDTHLLMLLGLLILGSYLAKILPSLLMILTGISFKRAVSAGFLLSAPLTLVIVTAEMGKALNLIDHHTEAALILLAIITGIISPVFFNILNKGSKVENNHS; this is translated from the coding sequence ATGGATAAAAGTCTGGTAGTTTCAATTGTGCTTTTAACAACAGGTATATTTCTTGCACCTTTTATAAGTAACCTTTTAAGAATTCCTGTAGCTGTTGGAGAGGTTATATACGGTATTATATTAGGAAATTCCTTCCTCCAGCTAATTCACCAATCCCAGTGGCTTGATTTTTTATCAAATTTTGGCTTTCTTGTGCTTATGTTTATGGCAGGACTTGAAGTTAAACTTTCAGAAATAAGGGAGCTTTCTGGAAGAGAAAAGTTTGTCGTTTTTACAATACCCATTCTAATATTTACAGTAGCCTTTGCGTTCGGAGGTTTCTTCCATCTTAAACCGATAGTTTCCATAGCGATAGGAGCGGTTTCTGTCGGCATTATCGTTTCTGTTTTAAGAGAAATAGGACAGCTCTCATCTCCTTACGGAAAACTTGTTTTTCTGACAGGCACAGCAGGAGAATTCTTAAGTATCTTTGTTCTTACGATATACTCCATCCTTGTAAAGTTTGGATTCGGAGTAACATTTTTTATCAAAATAGGACAACTTATAGCTTTTTTTATAGTAGCAAGAGTTATTCTTATAATTCTTAAAAGCCTTATGTGGTGGTATCCCGAAGAGATAAAAATCTACTTTGAAAAAAATCCAACTGAAATCGGAGCAAGAATAAGTATAGCTATAATGTTCGCTCTTTCAGCCCTTGCCACTTTAATAGATGTGGAACCGATACTTGGAGCATTTATCGCTGGAATGATATTTTCAACAGTATTCCCGAACACAGAAAAGATAGAGGAAAAGCTCTCAGGAATAAGTTTTGGCTTTTTAATTCCTGTATTTTTTATCTATGTAGGAATTAAATTTAAAATGCCCGGCCTTGATACCCATCTTCTAATGCTTTTAGGACTTCTGATACTTGGCAGTTATCTTGCAAAAATACTCCCTTCTCTGCTTATGATTTTAACAGGAATAAGTTTCAAGCGTGCTGTTTCAGCAGGATTTCTCCTTTCTGCACCGCTGACTCTCGTTATCGTTACAGCTGAAATGGGCAAAGCTCTTAACCTTATAGACCACCACACAGAAGCCGCTCTCATTCTTCTTGCTATAATCACAGGTATCATCTCTCCCGTATTTTTTAACATTCTTAATAAAGGAAGCAAGGTTGAGAATAACCATTCTTGA
- a CDS encoding FAD-binding and (Fe-S)-binding domain-containing protein: MSYIEALKETFKENFTDDKLNKIAYGHDLGEFPPPVKKMMGIREPDGIVRVLSEDDAKKLLELSRKYGFRVVPRAKASSGYGGVLPVAEDTVVADLAWMKEIISIDKENLTATVQPAVVWKELDEELQARGLTLRLYPSSYPSSTVGGWLAQGGAGIGSYEYGWFKENVISAKVVLPSGEVKIFEGQELLDYIADAEGITGIITEITIKVKPLEKEKVTVIAFGDEDSIGGALNYIFENSIPFWSVSFINPDACKVKNVFPPPAPHGHPEPVHRPKLPEKYMLILAYPESRENIVKGAIDELVKKFNGEIQPEEIAEHEWEERFKPMKAKRLGPSVVPAEVVLPVKSVGEFLKRVRKEIKHPVVFEGFTVKDGKVILLGFIPHDIRKKDFQFVSALGITVSKIGHSLGGKPITSGYYFAHEAEKIFGKERVEKLKEFKKKVDPKSLMNPYKVIEAGKPAKIMALGNITEPFMKALANNVASKCDFKEHFEDKKGFPGDILWYAYSCTQCGYCVDNCTQYGGYKWEATTPRSKWIFLRELVEGRLEESQELVDIFLGCTLCNFCDIECQIDLPILHAWDRLREKFVLKDKFSAFPALEVMAAGLRQQNNIWAGPSKDRDKWIPDDLKEYIEENKGKTDVLYFAGCTAAFVENDVGIGAMRLMKDAGIKFTNFGKQEACCGIPMVVAGRTDLVERMFDHHTKLAKEMGIKTIVTSCPSCYKTWKIYYQEIAEKKGVEYPFEIKHFTELLADAVKDGRLTFENKPEGVDTITYHDTCKLGRSVPVTEPPRELLKAVPGIKLVEMKHNRDKTLCCGGAGTLVKNPEVAHKIGLKKLGEAVEAGADTLTTICPCCEFKMRVDRDHLVKEGKLPDLQIKDLAYILAEAKGYKLKDPEPWVRELWGTFEAMIGIMDPPGMARFMADYLPEMIDAMPEPYRGMMKVMMSAPQPVRKAMFAAMKPMMPKLFPSMLDEMMPKLLPIFLKGMEERIPMPDFLKEQMPDLMPEVMKNYMSGHLPQILKYFMPYMEKYIMTGKVN, encoded by the coding sequence ATGAGCTACATAGAAGCTTTGAAAGAAACTTTTAAGGAAAATTTTACCGATGATAAACTTAATAAAATCGCTTACGGGCATGACCTTGGAGAGTTTCCTCCGCCTGTTAAGAAAATGATGGGAATAAGAGAACCTGATGGAATTGTCAGAGTTTTATCTGAAGATGATGCTAAAAAGCTGTTAGAACTTTCAAGGAAATACGGGTTTCGGGTGGTTCCCCGTGCAAAGGCTTCTTCTGGTTACGGTGGTGTTTTACCTGTTGCTGAGGATACTGTTGTTGCTGACCTTGCGTGGATGAAGGAGATTATTTCCATTGATAAAGAAAATTTGACTGCTACCGTTCAACCTGCTGTTGTGTGGAAGGAGCTTGATGAGGAACTTCAAGCAAGAGGATTGACTTTGAGACTTTATCCGTCAAGCTATCCTTCTTCAACTGTTGGAGGATGGCTTGCGCAGGGTGGTGCAGGTATTGGGAGTTATGAGTATGGCTGGTTTAAGGAGAATGTTATTTCGGCAAAGGTTGTTCTTCCAAGTGGTGAAGTTAAGATTTTTGAAGGTCAGGAACTTCTTGATTATATAGCAGATGCTGAAGGTATTACCGGTATCATTACAGAGATTACTATAAAAGTTAAGCCTCTTGAGAAAGAAAAGGTTACTGTAATTGCATTTGGCGATGAGGATAGTATAGGTGGAGCGTTAAATTACATTTTTGAAAACAGCATACCTTTCTGGAGTGTTTCGTTTATAAATCCTGATGCGTGTAAAGTAAAGAATGTTTTTCCACCTCCAGCTCCACACGGTCATCCTGAACCTGTTCACAGACCTAAACTTCCTGAAAAATACATGTTAATTCTGGCATATCCAGAATCAAGAGAAAATATTGTTAAGGGTGCGATAGATGAACTGGTTAAGAAATTTAACGGAGAAATTCAGCCTGAGGAGATAGCGGAGCATGAGTGGGAAGAGAGATTTAAGCCTATGAAAGCTAAAAGGCTTGGTCCTTCTGTTGTTCCTGCTGAAGTGGTTCTGCCTGTTAAAAGTGTAGGAGAGTTTTTAAAAAGAGTAAGGAAGGAGATAAAGCATCCTGTTGTTTTTGAAGGATTTACAGTTAAAGATGGGAAAGTTATTCTTCTTGGTTTTATTCCACATGATATAAGAAAAAAAGACTTTCAGTTTGTTTCAGCTCTTGGAATTACAGTTTCTAAAATAGGTCATTCTCTTGGCGGTAAGCCGATAACTTCCGGGTACTATTTTGCCCATGAGGCTGAGAAGATTTTTGGTAAAGAGAGAGTAGAAAAACTTAAAGAGTTTAAAAAGAAAGTTGATCCTAAATCTTTAATGAATCCTTATAAAGTTATTGAGGCGGGTAAACCGGCTAAAATAATGGCTCTTGGAAATATAACAGAACCTTTTATGAAAGCTCTTGCTAACAATGTTGCCAGCAAGTGTGATTTTAAAGAGCATTTTGAGGATAAAAAAGGATTTCCCGGAGATATTCTCTGGTATGCCTATTCCTGTACTCAATGCGGTTACTGTGTTGACAACTGCACTCAATATGGTGGATATAAATGGGAAGCAACAACTCCAAGAAGTAAATGGATATTTCTTAGAGAGCTTGTAGAAGGAAGGCTTGAAGAGAGTCAGGAGCTTGTGGATATATTCCTTGGGTGTACCCTCTGTAATTTCTGTGATATTGAGTGTCAGATAGACCTTCCGATACTACATGCGTGGGACAGGCTGAGAGAGAAGTTTGTCCTTAAGGATAAGTTTTCCGCCTTTCCTGCCCTTGAGGTTATGGCAGCAGGGTTGAGGCAGCAAAACAATATATGGGCAGGACCTTCTAAAGATAGAGATAAATGGATTCCTGATGATTTGAAAGAGTATATAGAGGAAAATAAAGGGAAGACTGATGTTTTATACTTTGCAGGTTGTACAGCTGCGTTTGTTGAAAATGATGTTGGAATAGGTGCCATGCGCCTTATGAAGGATGCTGGCATCAAATTTACAAATTTTGGCAAGCAGGAAGCGTGCTGTGGAATTCCTATGGTTGTAGCTGGAAGGACAGATCTTGTTGAGAGGATGTTTGACCATCATACAAAACTTGCAAAAGAGATGGGAATTAAAACTATTGTTACATCATGCCCATCCTGTTATAAAACATGGAAGATTTACTACCAGGAGATAGCTGAGAAGAAGGGGGTGGAGTATCCGTTTGAGATAAAACATTTTACAGAGCTTCTTGCTGATGCTGTTAAAGATGGAAGACTTACATTTGAAAATAAACCGGAAGGAGTTGATACCATTACTTACCATGATACATGTAAACTTGGAAGAAGTGTTCCTGTAACAGAACCACCGAGAGAACTTCTTAAAGCCGTGCCGGGAATAAAACTTGTTGAGATGAAGCATAACAGGGATAAGACTCTTTGCTGCGGTGGTGCCGGTACACTTGTTAAAAATCCTGAAGTGGCTCATAAAATAGGTCTCAAAAAGCTTGGCGAGGCGGTTGAGGCTGGTGCTGATACCCTGACAACAATATGTCCGTGCTGTGAATTTAAGATGAGGGTTGATAGAGACCATCTTGTTAAAGAGGGTAAACTTCCTGACCTGCAAATAAAAGACCTTGCCTATATTCTTGCCGAAGCTAAAGGCTATAAGCTGAAAGATCCTGAGCCGTGGGTAAGAGAATTGTGGGGAACATTTGAGGCTATGATAGGGATAATGGATCCGCCGGGTATGGCAAGATTTATGGCTGATTATCTTCCTGAGATGATAGATGCGATGCCTGAACCTTACAGGGGAATGATGAAGGTTATGATGTCTGCACCGCAGCCTGTTAGGAAGGCAATGTTTGCAGCTATGAAGCCGATGATGCCAAAACTTTTCCCTTCAATGCTTGATGAGATGATGCCAAAACTCTTGCCGATATTCCTTAAAGGTATGGAAGAGAGAATTCCTATGCCTGATTTTCTAAAAGAACAGATGCCGGATTTAATGCCGGAAGTGATGAAAAACTATATGAGCGGTCATCTTCCACAGATACTTAAATATTTCATGCCATATATGGAAAAGTACATTATGACAGGTAAGGTTAATTAA
- a CDS encoding ABC transporter ATP-binding protein produces MEIPVLALNDVKLKVEDKEILRGVNLTINKGELHAILGPNGAGKSTLASLIMGINGLSEPTSGEIIFKDKLINGLSIYERARLGLTLAWQEPARFEGLTIEDYLKISGKNNPDLDIDKCLEAVGLDPKVYLKRFVDESLSGGERKRVELASILAMKPDFAVLDEIDSGIDFTSIEDFQGVLQEMKNDGITILMITHNEKLLSSADRASLLCNGKVIKTSDPETIKKQFEECKVCEVLDFEQKETHKEEG; encoded by the coding sequence ATGGAGATACCGGTACTTGCGTTAAATGATGTAAAGTTGAAAGTGGAGGATAAGGAAATTTTAAGGGGTGTTAATCTTACAATCAACAAAGGTGAGCTTCATGCTATTCTCGGCCCAAATGGTGCAGGTAAATCTACACTGGCATCTTTGATTATGGGAATTAACGGTCTTTCAGAGCCGACTTCCGGAGAGATTATTTTTAAAGATAAACTGATAAATGGACTTTCCATATATGAAAGGGCAAGGCTGGGTTTAACTCTTGCATGGCAGGAACCTGCAAGATTTGAAGGATTGACGATAGAGGATTATCTAAAAATTTCAGGCAAAAATAATCCGGATCTTGATATAGATAAGTGCCTTGAAGCTGTTGGTCTTGACCCAAAAGTATATCTTAAAAGGTTTGTTGATGAATCACTTTCTGGAGGTGAAAGAAAGAGAGTTGAGCTTGCCAGTATTCTTGCAATGAAACCGGATTTTGCAGTGCTTGATGAGATAGATTCCGGAATAGATTTTACGTCTATAGAGGATTTTCAGGGTGTTCTTCAGGAGATGAAAAATGATGGAATTACGATTTTGATGATAACACACAACGAAAAACTTCTCTCTTCTGCCGATAGAGCCTCTCTTCTCTGTAATGGAAAAGTTATAAAAACATCAGATCCTGAAACGATAAAAAAGCAGTTTGAAGAGTGTAAAGTGTGTGAAGTTCTTGATTTTGAACAGAAAGAAACCCATAAGGAGGAAGGATAA
- a CDS encoding metal-sensitive transcriptional regulator has protein sequence MVDVNKEEKRKIIQRLKRIEGQIRGLQRMIEEGNNCEDVLIQLSAVKNAMENLGIVILESYLKHCVFKDESLSPEKERELEAALKLLKRLK, from the coding sequence ATGGTTGATGTGAACAAAGAGGAAAAAAGAAAAATTATTCAAAGACTGAAGAGGATAGAGGGACAGATAAGAGGACTGCAGAGAATGATAGAAGAGGGAAATAATTGTGAGGATGTTCTTATTCAGCTTTCTGCAGTCAAAAATGCGATGGAGAACCTTGGGATAGTTATTTTGGAAAGTTATCTGAAACATTGTGTTTTTAAAGATGAAAGCCTTTCTCCTGAAAAGGAGAGGGAGCTTGAAGCAGCCTTAAAACTTTTGAAACGACTTAAATAA